One window of Amaranthus tricolor cultivar Red isolate AtriRed21 chromosome 11, ASM2621246v1, whole genome shotgun sequence genomic DNA carries:
- the LOC130827736 gene encoding protein ABSCISIC ACID-INSENSITIVE 5-like, translated as MVAAESDMMAQSEVNSPAMTSNLDPHNNTKTNQTTQEHNQNHNDGNSNYVFPNLGRQSSIYSLTLDEFQHTLSENGKNFGSMNMDEFLNSIWTAEENQAHHHHHDNTNGIHVQPNQAHNNVGVDRVITSSVSRGTISKQPSLPRQGSLTLPAPLCSKTVDEVWTEIQRSHRPDEDEQQPNQQQPPVGTSTSTQRQPTFGEMTLEDFLIKAGVVREQCGSGTAMPLASITPAPSAQHAPPHQYGFSTPQIGPAFVTRPMMGIAPGGPYQTIPPTAGEGSGYTTNGKRNNGYPAPVVGPSVACYGGRMTNGGASGGGFAPGPGLSPVSPVLPEGMCGPGQVDNSGCQFGLDMSTLRGRKRIIDGPVEKVVERRQRRMIKNRESAARSRARKQAYTVELEAELNQLREENAQLKQALAEIEAQRKQQCNEEQNVQIALSRAQRAQGKLRAMRRSGSCNL; from the exons ATGGTGGCGGCCGAATCAGATATGATGGCTCAATCGGAAGTTAATTCACCCGCGATGACGAGCAACTTAGATCCTCATAACAATACCAAAACCAATCAGACTACACAagaacataatcaaaatcacaaTGACGGAAATAGCAATTATGTGTTCCCGAATTTGGGGCGACAGTCTTCGATATATTCCCTTACGTTGGACGAGTTTCAGCACACTCTTAGCGAGAACGGAAAGAATTTCGGGTCGATGAATATGGATGAGTTTCTGAACAGTATTTGGACCGCAGAGGAAAATCAagcacatcatcatcatcatgataaTACGAATGGAATTCATGTGCAGCCAAATCAAGCTCATAATAATGTCGGTGTGGACCGTGTGATAACCTCTTCAGTTAGTAGAGGGACAATATCTAAGCAGCCGAGTTTGCCTAGGCAAGGTTCGCTTACGTTACCGGCTCCGCTATGCAGCAAGACTGTCGATGAAGTTTGGACCGAGATTCAGAGGAGTCATCGGCCTGATGAGGATGAGCAGCAGCCGAATCAGCAGCAACCGCCGGTAGGGACTTCTACGTCGACTCAACGACAACCAACATTCGGAGAGATGACTCTAGAGGATTTTTTGATTAAGGCCGGTGTGGTACGAGAACAATGTGGGTCCGGGACAGCGATGCCATTGGCATCGATTACCCCTGCGCCATCCGCTCAGCACGCGCCTCCTCATCAGTACGGGTTTAGTACTCCACAGATTGGTCCTGCATTTGTCACCCGGCCCATGATGGGGATTGCTCCAGGAGGGCCCTACCAAACTATACCGCCGACTGCAGGAGAGGGATCCGGGTATACAACGAATGGGAAGAGAAATAATGGGTATCCAGCTCCGGTGGTGGGGCCCTCAGTGGCATGTTATGGCGGTAGGATGACTAATGGAGGGGCTTCTGGAGGAGGATTTGCCCCTGGGCCTGGGTTGTCCCCGGTTAGTCCGGTTTTGCCCGAAGGTATGTGTGGACCTGGCCAGGTGGATAATTCGGGTTGTCAGTTTGGGCTCGACATGTCGACGTTGCGTGGGCGGAAGAGGATTATTGATGGACCGGTTGAGAAGGTCGTAGAACGAAGGCAAAGGAGGATGATCAAGAATCGGGAGTCCGCCGCAAGGTCTAGAGCAAGGAAACAG GCGTATACGGTAGAATTGGAAGCAGAACTAAACCAATTAAGAGAGGAAAATGCACAATTAAAGCAGGCCTTG GCAGAAATCGAGGCACAAAGGAAGCAgcag TGTAACGAGGAGCAGAACGTACAGATAGCACTTAGCAGGGCGCAACGAGCTCAAGGAAAATTGAGAGCGATGAGAAGGAGCGGGAGCTGCAATCTTTAG